Genomic segment of Streptomyces sp. NBC_01210:
CGTGCAGATGCTTGCACCACAGAGCGTCCGGCGCGTCCCGGCCGCGCCGCATTTGGCGGGTTCCCGCTGGAGGATGCCCTTTTTGGCACGTCTCATCCGTTTCGGCGGCGTTACCGGTCGGCCAGTCACTGCGCGAGGATGGCTCACATGAACCCCATCATCTCCGCCACGGAACTGGCGAAGGAGCTGACCGGATCCCGCCGTCCGGTTCTTCTGGACGTCCGCTGGCAGCTCGGCGGCCCGCACGGGCGGCCCGCGTACGAGGCTGGACACATCCCCGGAGCGGTCTTCGTCGACCTGGATACGGAACTGGCCGGTCCGCCCGGTGCGGGAGGCCGTCACCCGCTGCCCGAGCCGGAGGCCTTCGGCGCGGTGATGCGTCGCGCCGGCGTATCACCCGGCTCGCCGGTGGTGGCGTACGACGGCGGCCAGGGCTGGGCGTCGGCCCGCGCCTGGTGGCTGCTGCGCTGGACGGGCCACGAGGATGTGCGGGTCCTGGACGGTGGCCTCGCCATGTGGACCGGGCCGCTGGAGACCGGTGTTCCCGCTCCCGAGGAGGGCACGTTCGCCCCGAAGCCGGGCGCGCTCCCGCTGCTGGACGCGGACGCCGCCGCGGCGCAGGCCCGCTCCGGCCTGCTGCTCGACGCGCGCGCGGCGGAGCGCTATCGCGGCGATGTGGAGCCGATCGACCGCATCGGAGGCCATATCCCGGGCGCGGTCTCGGCCCCGACCACGGAGAACGTGGACAAGCACGGCCGCTTCCTGCCGGCGGAGGCCCTGGCTGCCCGCTTCTTCGAACTGGGTGCGTCCGAGGAGGCCAAGCCCGTCGGCGTCTACTGCGGCTCGGGCGTCTCCGGCGCACACGAGGCCCTGGCCCTGGAGATCGCGGGCTTCGAGCCGGCCCTGTACGCAGGCTCCTGGTCCGAGTGGTCCACGGACCCGACCCGCCCGGTGGCAACGGGCCCGCAGCCGGGCTGACGGGCCCGGCGGGGGCGTGAGGCCGACCCGGGCGACGCAGGGGCACTCCCGTACCCCTGCTTCGAGGGCGGGCGGGTCG
This window contains:
- a CDS encoding sulfurtransferase, whose protein sequence is MNPIISATELAKELTGSRRPVLLDVRWQLGGPHGRPAYEAGHIPGAVFVDLDTELAGPPGAGGRHPLPEPEAFGAVMRRAGVSPGSPVVAYDGGQGWASARAWWLLRWTGHEDVRVLDGGLAMWTGPLETGVPAPEEGTFAPKPGALPLLDADAAAAQARSGLLLDARAAERYRGDVEPIDRIGGHIPGAVSAPTTENVDKHGRFLPAEALAARFFELGASEEAKPVGVYCGSGVSGAHEALALEIAGFEPALYAGSWSEWSTDPTRPVATGPQPG